The following is a genomic window from Pygocentrus nattereri isolate fPygNat1 chromosome 8, fPygNat1.pri, whole genome shotgun sequence.
ttctaaacacaccaacagcttctttgtttaatttgcattttttaaaactatttcctgcagatttttttcctgatctgaagcaagaatgaTGCTTGATTTCCTCCatttctcaaaaataaaagcttcactgttttttttttttaacagcttcAGTCtgtcaggtcttgcatggttgttacgaatcccattttcttttttgagctccagtttgggaaacttctgtttttccacttattttgcTTTCACCTTTCCCATCtttgtgcaagtggattgtcatatgtctcctgaaaaatgaaagacttagttaatggccattttgactggaaattaaataaatgaagggaattctctgacttttgcactatTTTTGGACAATTTGTACTTAATTTATGGAAATATTGGTTTGTACATAAAATGATATATTCAGCTATATGAAGCATAAacgtttgtgtgtttttgtaaatcTCAATAGATTTGATCAGACTTCTTTAAGATATAGGCTGAGCAGCTGAATGTTCAGAGAATCAATGTTCATCTAATACATACCCTCAAGATTCCATGCATTTATAAGCCAGAACAAAGCATCTTTTCATGGTGAGCGCAGAAGGGGGCCTTGTATGGCGTAAAATGTTAGCATTGTTCTGGTGGCTGCACCAGAGATGAGACACAAGCAGCCAACGCTGTGAACTACTTACTGCCACACTTGGGTGAGTAAAATGGACATGATGGGCACATTTGTGAAAACTACTAATAAATTGCTGTGTAGCCTAAAaagctgttggaagaaaaccttgctcCTCCATTTttggcgttttttttttttctttcagtttttgacatcttttgaaaatgcctgtttcacAATGAAAGGTCCAacagaaacaacccaaaattacttggaataaaagcCTGGTCAGTAAAAGTTAGCctagttttttcttctcctgtacagttaccgcttcggagatacgaggttttgttctgacaacagcgatatgctcctgcatagacagacagacagacagatatgtatatatatatatatatatatatatatatatatatatatatatgtgtatgtatgtatgtacgtacgtacacacacacacacatacacacacacatggctgggatagtgtagtggttaacacctctgcctcggcctacctatgtaaaaaatgatcagattgtaagtcgctctggataaaatgtggtaaaatgtatgtatgtatgtatgtatgtgtatatatatatatatatatatatatatatatatatatatatatatatatatatatataaatttcaaTTATTTGACATGCATTCATAATATATGGAACATAATATATGTCTGATAGTATGCCTGATATATGGATCGTACATAGCTATAAGTCTAATAGTAACACTGATACATACATATCTTACACATAAATGCTAGcttctgttttatatatatatatatatatatatatatatatatatatatatatataaatatgaagcTAGCATTTATGTGTAATATATGCCATCCATATATGATTCGTCCTTTCCGTCATTAAATATGTCTAATGTAGTAATATTtaatctataataataatataatacaacaaTTGTAAAGATATTATTCTCCTGTCTCCTGTTAAATATATGCGATGTTTATATATGTTGATATATAACTGAAATACTTGTcccatatttgaaaatggccaGTTTCAAACAAGTTGTCATGTATGTGAAATAGACGTCCATGTGGGCCTAATATAAGTTGGAAGTCTGATGGAAATCCACATATGCTGTTTGAAATCCATACATTGCCAGATAAATCAGATGTATGGTTGATTAGCATTAATGAGACCAGCCATCACATACACTGTAGTCCCATCACATCCAGCACTGCATCAGTTGCATCTATTACCATGCACTTGCCTGCCGTCCCAGCCTTTGCATCTGCATACGGGAAAGAAGCGAAGGGAGTGGATGTGTGTGCCACCCCTTCCCCCATCCTCCCGAGCAGAGAGCAGCGGCGCACGGGCGTGTGTCCATCGGCTCACCGTTATGGCAAATGAAGCGGCTGAAAACAGGGGAGGAACTGGAACCGCGCGCGATGCCAACCTCACCTCGTCCCTGGAGCTGAGCTCGTCCCTGGACCACAGCGTGCAAACGAGGATTTTTAAGATCATCGTCATCGGCGACTCCAACGTGGGCAAGACGTGCTTAACCTTCCGATTCACCGGCGGGTCCTTCCCGGACAAAACGGAGGCCACGATCGGGGTGGATTTCAGGGAGAAAGCGGTCGAGATCGAGGGCGAGAAGATAAAGGTAAGGTCGGACGGATGAGGCGGACGTTGTTCGTGTCTCAAGCGCCCGCAGTTCGTGACATGTCTTGTTTCGGTTCGGCTCAGGGCAGTGAATCAGTCTGGAACAGCAGGAAATGCCTCTTGCGTTTGGTTCCCTTTATATTTACGCTCAGATTAACGCCTGGCTGTGAGCGACGGCGCTGTGTGGGGGGCTACAGGGCTCCTTTGCCGTCCATTGTGCCTCCTGTTCCCACCGCTCACTTGCCATAATCATGCGCTCCGGTCATTTCAGCTCCCGAGAGGCGCGTCCTCATCGCACCGTGGGACGACAGGCCTGTTGTGGTGGCCCTGCTGCTCCGTCATGTCCTGTGTACCTGGATGAAGCAGCTGAGGGATGGACTGAGGCCCCTGATCTCACCTTTGCGCTGCTTGTCCACATGAACGAaccaaaagatggttcttctggGGTTCTTTAGTTGGATGACTTCTGTAGGGAACCATGTCATGCTTTCATGGTTCTCTACGTGCTGAAATGAtgcttcagatcgatggagaatgttgatTCTGTTTAGAGCCCAAACGGGTTTCGCTACAGTGTCGAGCTTGTAACCACAGAAGAacctgctatatagaacctttttcaataAGGGTTCTGTGTAGATGCATATACAGCACACTCTCCGCCAATcctaagaaccatttcaccatgcaaagagccatttaagcctGAAAGGGTTATGGGTAgaagtcatggttctaaacagaaccatttacgtAACTACACACTTGTCcttcaagggttgtttagtaaagaaaatggttctctataggaactacatgattaaagggtctTTGCATCACTaacggttcttcagagtgatggagaatgtgctgtctttggttctatatagaacctgaaAGGGTTTTGCTGTTCTTACGATGTCAAACTTGGAACGACAGAAGAGCCCTTTTGGTgttatagagaaccattttcaaaaagggttctacatataattatatacaacacattctttatcgatctgaagaaccgctttaccatgcaaagaaccctttaagcatgaaatgactCTGTACAGATGAcatggttctaagtagaaccatttacttaattgcacacttaaaaataatggtccttcagaggttcttcaagggaaccatgaactctcaaagaactctttgcacgATTAACGGATTAAAggggaaaatggttctacagattgatggagaatgtgctgcctgtggttctatttagactgaaaaagggttttgctatattgttacgatgtcaagcttgtaacaacagaaccctttttggtgctatatagaaccgttttcaaaaaggctttATGAAGTTTCGTATACACACATTctttatcaatctgaagaaccattttaccatgcaaagaaccctttaagcatgaaatgattctgtACAGATGtcatggttctaagtagaaccatttacttaactacacacttaaaaatgatggtccttcaagggttcttcaggggaaccatgaacactcaaagaactctttgcacgatta
Proteins encoded in this region:
- the rab33a gene encoding ras-related protein Rab-33A; translation: MRPAITYTVVPSHPALHQLHLLPCTCLPSQPLHLHTGKKRREWMCVPPLPPSSRAESSGARACVHRLTVMANEAAENRGGTGTARDANLTSSLELSSSLDHSVQTRIFKIIVIGDSNVGKTCLTFRFTGGSFPDKTEATIGVDFREKAVEIEGEKIKVQVWDTAGQERFRKSMVEHYYRNVHAVVFVYDVTKMASFENLKTWIQECNGHRVSPSVPRVLVGNKCDLVDQIQVPSNTALKFADAHNMLLFETSAKDPKESQNVDSIFMCLACRLKAQKSLLYRDVQREDGRVRLSHEPEQKSTCPC